From the genome of Halanaerobiales bacterium:
AAAGGAGGTGAAAAAATGTTAGAGTTAAACAAAGATAACTTTGATGAGGAAGTATTAGAATCTGATGGTGTTGTATTAGTAGATTTCTGGGGGGAGAACTGTGATCTCTGTCTTGATCTAATGCCTGATGTTGAAGATTTGGCTGAAGAGTATGGTGATGATGTTAAGTTCTGTAAACTTAATATTAAAGGTAATCGTCGTCTGGCAATGGGTCAACAGGTCCTTGGTTTACCTTCTATTGTACTTTATAAAGATGGAGAAAAGAAAGAACATTTAAGTGGTGAAGATGTAGACCGCGATGCTATAGAAGAGGCAATAAAAGAACTTATTTAAAAGTTCTAGCCGCAGGAGGTGAAAAGATGAAACTTGAATTAGGTAAAATAGAAATAGATGACATCCAATTTGCTAAAAATACTGAGATTGATAATGGTATTTTAAAAGTAAACAAAGATGACTTATTAGCTGAGATAGCTGATGATAGAATTACTTCAATTGAACTAAATATAGTTAGACCGGGAGATAATGTTAGGATTATTCCGGTAAAGGATGTCATTGAACCAAGAGTAAAAGTTGATGGAGATGGAGGTATTTTCCCTGGATTTATTAGTGATAATAAAATGGTTGGAGAGGGAAAAACTCTTGCTCTTAAGGGTGCTACTGTGATGACTACTGGTAAAATAGTAGGATTTCAGGAAGGTATTGTAGATATGTCTGGCCCTGGGGCAGATTATACTCCATTTTCAAAATATAATAATTTGGTTATTACCTGTGAAGTTGAAGAAGATATTGAACAACATGAACATGAAGAAATTTTAAGAATGGCTGGTTTAAAAGCAGCTTCTTATTTAGGAGAATGTGCTAGAGATATAGAAGCTGATGAAGTAGAAACATATGAGCATAAACCATTTTTAGAAGCAGCTGAAGAATATCCTGAATTACCAAAAGTTGGCTATGTGTATATGCTCCAGAGTCAGGGATTACTTCATGATACTTATGTTTATGGAGTTGATGTTAAAGAAATTATTCCAACTATAATTTCTCCAACTGAAGTTATGGATGGAGCTATAATTAGTGGTAATTGTGTATCAGCCTGTGATAAAAATGCAACAATTGTTCATCAAAATAATCCAGTAATTGAAGAACTTTATAAAAGACATGGAAAAGATATTAACTTTATGGGAGTAATAATTACAAATGAAAATGTTACTCTTGGAGATAAAGAAAGATCATCAAATTATGTTGCTAAATTAGCAGAACAAATGGGTATTGATGCTGCAATAGTATCAGAAGAAGGCTTTGGTAATCCTGATGCTGATTTAATAATGAATTGTAACAATCTTGAAGAAAAAGGGATTAAAACTGTTCTGATTACTGATGAATTTGCCGGTAGAGATGGTGCTTCTCAATCACTTGCAGATGCAACACCTAATGCAGATGCAGTTGTAACTGCTGGTAATGCAAATATGACTGTTAATCTTCCTAAAATGGATAAAGTAATAGGTCATCAAAAATTTGCAGATGTGATTGCCGGTGGTTTTGATGGAAGCTTAAATGAAGATGGAAGTATTACTGTTGAAATTCAGGCAATTACAGGTTCAACAAATGAACTTGGTTTTCATAATTTAACAGCTAGAGGATATTAAAAAAATATATGGAGGTGGCTTAAATGTTTGAAGGAAAAAAAGTAGCAATCCTTGGAGACCGTGATGGAATTCCCGGTCCTGCAATCAAGGAATGTATTGAAACTACTGATGCAGAAGTAGTTTTTACAACAACTGAATGTTTCGTCTGAACAAGCGCAGGAGCTATGGATCTGGAAAATCAGGCCAGAATTAAAGAATTAGCCGAGGAACATGGAAAAGAAAATCTTATGGTTATTCTCGGTGGTGCTGAAGCAGAAGCTTCAGGTCTGGCATGTGAAACCGTTACAAACGGTGACCCAACTTTTGCAGGTCCATTGGCTGGAGTCCAGTTAGGGCTCGCGTGTTATCATGTTTTTGAACCAGAAGTAAAGTCTGAAATTGATGATGATGTTTATGAAGAACAAATTAGTATGATGGAAATGGTTCTTGATGTAGATGATATTGTAGAAGAAACTAAAAAATATCGTGAAATGTATTCTGAACATGCTTAAAATAAATTGTCCCAGTTGGGGGTGAAGTTATGAATAACAAAATAAAGATTGTACATTATATAAATCAGTTTTTTGGCCAAATTGGTGGAGAAGAAAAAGCTAATATTCCACCTAGAACTGAAGATGGACCAGTAGGTCCAGGTAATGCATTTAATAATGCTCTTGGTGAAAAAGCTGAAATAGTAAAAACTATTATTTGTGGTGACAGCTATTTTAATGAAAATACTGAAGATGCTAAAAAAGAAATAAAAAAGGTACTAAGTGAGGTTAAACCTGATTTAGTCCTGGCAGGTCCTGCTTTCAATGCTGGCCGTTATGGAATGGCCTGTGGTGGAGTTGCTGAAATTGCAAATGAGGAATTAGATATTCCCGTAATTTCTGGACTTTATCCAGAAAATCCAGGTTATGATATGTATAAAAATTATGCATATTTTGTGGAAACAACTAATTCAGCGGCAGGTATGAGAAATGCTATACCTGACATGGTGAATTTGATAACAAGTTTTATTGAAAAAGATGGTGATTTAGGACGTCCTGAAGAAGAAGGATATTTACCTAGAAATTTAAGAGTTAATGAATTTGCTGATAAAAGAGGAGCTAAAAGAGCTGTTGATATGCTTCTTAAGAAAATTAATGAGGAAGATTTTGAAACTGAATATCCAATGCCTGATTTTGATAGAGTAGATCCTTTAGATCCTATTGAAAATATGGCTGATACTAAAGTTGCTTTAGTAACTTCAGGAGGTATAGTGCCAAAAGGTAATCCTGATCATATTGAATCTTCAAGTGCATCAAAATATGGGGAATATGATATATCAGAATATGTAAATTTAACTTCTGATTGTCATGAAACTGCTCATGGTGGTTATGACCCTGTTTATGCAAACGAAGATCCTGATCGTGTATTACCGGTAGATGTAATGCGTGATTTAGAAGATGAAGGTGTAATTGGCAAACTTCATAATAAATTTTATGCTACTGTTGGTAATGGAACCTCAGTTGCAAATGCTAAAGCTTATGCTCAAGAGATTGCAGAAAAGCTTTTAGGTGATGGTGTTCAGGCAGTAATACTTACCTCTACTTGAGGTACCTGTACACGTTGCGGTGCAACAATGGTGAAAGAAATTGAAAGAGCCGGTCTTCCGGTTGTTCATGTGGCCACAGTAGTTCCTATTTCTAAAACAGTAGGAGCAAATAGAATTGTTCCAGCTGTTGCTATTCCTTATCCTTTAGGAGATCCAGATAAGGCTAAAGAAAAAGAGAAAAAAATAAGAAGAGAAATAGTGGAACGAAGTCTAAAAGCATTACAAACAGAAATTGATGAACAGACTGTTTTTGAAAAAGAATAAATACAAAATATGAGGCTGTGCCTTTTCTAGCACAGTCTCTTTTAACTATAATAAATATAAAATTTTTATGGAGGTGTAAAAATGGATTTTCCAGTAATAAAAGGTTCCAGTTATGTTTTAGTTCATGCTCCAAACACATTAGAAGAAGCAGGTTCAACTCAAACTACAACAAGAGATAAAAATCCAGATGATGATTATTTAAAAGCAATTGATGATCACTTACGTAATTTTGATGAAGTGGTGCAGTATGCTCCCAATCAATGCTATATTGGAAATATGTTACCAGATGAATTAGATGAGATAGATACTCCCTGGTATGATGAAGATAATTTTGCAGATAATGAAAGATACGGTCGTCTGGGAGAAATAATGCCTGAAGATGAATTTTATGCTTTGGTTAAATATGTTGATACTTTTGACTTAGTAAAATTAACACCTGCTTATACTAATAAAGCAAAAGAGATTATTTCTAATCATCCTATTTTAAGTGAAATGGATATTGAATTAGGTGAAGGAGAAGAATTTGAAGAAATAAAAGATTTGGTTGATGCCCATAAAGCTGAGCCTCTTAAGATGGATAGTGAGATAGTTGGATGTGTTAAACAGGCTCATGAAACTGATGTAAATTTAAATGCCCATACTATTTTTGAAAATTTAATGGCTAAAGCTTCAGGGGTTCTGGCTTTAAAGAATCTTGAGAAAAAACATGAGATAGATATGGCTGATATAGACTATATTTTAGAATGTTCTGAAGAAGCATGTGGAGATATTAACCAGCGTGGTGGCGGTAATTTTGCAAAAGCTATTGGAGAAATGGCTGGTTGTGTAAATGCAACTGGTTCAGATGTAAGAAGTTTTTGTGCTGCTCCTGCTCATGCAATAGTAAATGCTGCTGGCCTTGTAAAATCCGGTATTTATGATAATGTTGTTGTTTTAGCTGGCGGTTCTGTTGCTAAGCTTGGAATGAATGGAAAAGATCATGTTAAAAATGATATGCCAATTATGGAAGATACCTTAGGTGGATTTGCAGTTTTAATATCTAAAAATGATGGCGAAAATCCAGTAATTAGAACTGATATAGTGGGAAGACATAAAATTGGTACTGGTTCATCACCACAGGCTGTAATTTCATCTTTAGTTACTGAGCCTTTAGATAATAATGATCTTGGAATTGCTGATATAGATAAATATTCTGTAGAAATGCAAAACCCTGAAATTACCAAACCAGCTGGTGCAGGAGATGTACCTCAATCTAATTATAAAATGATAGCTGCTCTTGGTGTAAAAAGAGGAGATCTGGAGAAAAAAGATCTTATGAATTTTGTAAATGAACATGGTATGCCTGGTTTTGCTCCAACACAGGGTCACATTCCTTCAGGAGTACCTTTTGTCGGTCATGCTCGTGAGATGATAAATAATGGTGAAATGAAAAGGTCTATGATTATTGGCAAAGGAAGTCTATTTTTAGGAAGAATGACCAATCTTTTTGATGGAGTTTCTTTTGTAATCGAAGAAAATACTGGAGAAACTAAATCTAAAAAAGATAATAATGTAAATGAAGAAGAAATAAAATCAATGATCGCTGATGCAATGCGTAACATGGCAGAAAATTTACTAGCTGAATAAATATATAAAGCGAGGTGAAAATATGACTAATCCAAGCCAAAAAAAGGTTGCCCAGGTTTTTAATCAATTAGCTGATGCAATAGAAACCGGGGATTTTGGATCAAAAGCAAAAATTGGATTGACTATTTTAGGTAGTGAACATGGCCCTGGAGAGTTGATTAAAGGCGCGGAACTGGCAAAAGATAAATTTTCTGGAATAGAAATAGTCTTAATTGGTGAAGGTGTAGAAACAGACCTTAATCTAATTCCAGCCTCTAATTTGGAAGAAGCTCATGATAAGATGGATGAAATGTTGGAAAATGGAGATTTGGATGGTGCAGTAACTCTCCATTATAATTTTCCTCTAGGTGTTTCTACTGTAGGAAAAGTAAAAACTCCAGGAATTGGTAAAGAAATGTATCTTGCAACTACTACTGGGACTTCAGCAACAAAAAGAGTTGCTTCTATGGTAAAAAATGCTGTTTATGGATTGGCTACTGCCAGAGCTCTTGGTGATGAAAATCCTTCATTGGGTATTTTAAATATTGAGGGAGCCAGACTTGTAGAACAGAAATTAAGCGAATTAGATGAAAATGGTTATAAAATAAATTTTGCTAAATCAGCAAGAGAAGACGGGGGAGTAGTAATGCGCGGGAATGACCTTTTACAGGGCACACCTGATATTATGGTTACTGATACTCTTACCGGTAATATGTTAATGAAAATGTTCTCTGCTTATACAACTGGTGGTGGTTATGAAGCCAGTGGTTATGGATATGGCCCAGGGGTTGGTAAAGATTATGATAAATTGATTTGCATTATCTCTCGAGCTTCTGGTGCACCTGTAATTGCTAATGCTATTAAGTATGCGGCAATGGCTTCTCAGGGCAAAATTAAGC
Proteins encoded in this window:
- a CDS encoding thioredoxin domain-containing protein; translation: KGGEKMLELNKDNFDEEVLESDGVVLVDFWGENCDLCLDLMPDVEDLAEEYGDDVKFCKLNIKGNRRLAMGQQVLGLPSIVLYKDGEKKEHLSGEDVDRDAIEEAIKELI
- a CDS encoding glycine/sarcosine/betaine reductase component B subunit: MKLELGKIEIDDIQFAKNTEIDNGILKVNKDDLLAEIADDRITSIELNIVRPGDNVRIIPVKDVIEPRVKVDGDGGIFPGFISDNKMVGEGKTLALKGATVMTTGKIVGFQEGIVDMSGPGADYTPFSKYNNLVITCEVEEDIEQHEHEEILRMAGLKAASYLGECARDIEADEVETYEHKPFLEAAEEYPELPKVGYVYMLQSQGLLHDTYVYGVDVKEIIPTIISPTEVMDGAIISGNCVSACDKNATIVHQNNPVIEELYKRHGKDINFMGVIITNENVTLGDKERSSNYVAKLAEQMGIDAAIVSEEGFGNPDADLIMNCNNLEEKGIKTVLITDEFAGRDGASQSLADATPNADAVVTAGNANMTVNLPKMDKVIGHQKFADVIAGGFDGSLNEDGSITVEIQAITGSTNELGFHNLTARGY
- the grdA gene encoding glycine/sarcosine/betaine reductase complex selenoprotein A, giving the protein MFEGKKVAILGDRDGIPGPAIKECIETTDAEVVFTTTECFVUTSAGAMDLENQARIKELAEEHGKENLMVILGGAEAEASGLACETVTNGDPTFAGPLAGVQLGLACYHVFEPEVKSEIDDDVYEEQISMMEMVLDVDDIVEETKKYREMYSEHA
- the grdB gene encoding glycine reductase complex selenoprotein B, with the translated sequence MNNKIKIVHYINQFFGQIGGEEKANIPPRTEDGPVGPGNAFNNALGEKAEIVKTIICGDSYFNENTEDAKKEIKKVLSEVKPDLVLAGPAFNAGRYGMACGGVAEIANEELDIPVISGLYPENPGYDMYKNYAYFVETTNSAAGMRNAIPDMVNLITSFIEKDGDLGRPEEEGYLPRNLRVNEFADKRGAKRAVDMLLKKINEEDFETEYPMPDFDRVDPLDPIENMADTKVALVTSGGIVPKGNPDHIESSSASKYGEYDISEYVNLTSDCHETAHGGYDPVYANEDPDRVLPVDVMRDLEDEGVIGKLHNKFYATVGNGTSVANAKAYAQEIAEKLLGDGVQAVILTSTUGTCTRCGATMVKEIERAGLPVVHVATVVPISKTVGANRIVPAVAIPYPLGDPDKAKEKEKKIRREIVERSLKALQTEIDEQTVFEKE
- the grdC gene encoding glycine/sarcosine/betaine reductase complex component C subunit beta; protein product: MDFPVIKGSSYVLVHAPNTLEEAGSTQTTTRDKNPDDDYLKAIDDHLRNFDEVVQYAPNQCYIGNMLPDELDEIDTPWYDEDNFADNERYGRLGEIMPEDEFYALVKYVDTFDLVKLTPAYTNKAKEIISNHPILSEMDIELGEGEEFEEIKDLVDAHKAEPLKMDSEIVGCVKQAHETDVNLNAHTIFENLMAKASGVLALKNLEKKHEIDMADIDYILECSEEACGDINQRGGGNFAKAIGEMAGCVNATGSDVRSFCAAPAHAIVNAAGLVKSGIYDNVVVLAGGSVAKLGMNGKDHVKNDMPIMEDTLGGFAVLISKNDGENPVIRTDIVGRHKIGTGSSPQAVISSLVTEPLDNNDLGIADIDKYSVEMQNPEITKPAGAGDVPQSNYKMIAALGVKRGDLEKKDLMNFVNEHGMPGFAPTQGHIPSGVPFVGHAREMINNGEMKRSMIIGKGSLFLGRMTNLFDGVSFVIEENTGETKSKKDNNVNEEEIKSMIADAMRNMAENLLAE
- the grdD gene encoding glycine/sarcosine/betaine reductase complex component C subunit alpha, whose protein sequence is MTNPSQKKVAQVFNQLADAIETGDFGSKAKIGLTILGSEHGPGELIKGAELAKDKFSGIEIVLIGEGVETDLNLIPASNLEEAHDKMDEMLENGDLDGAVTLHYNFPLGVSTVGKVKTPGIGKEMYLATTTGTSATKRVASMVKNAVYGLATARALGDENPSLGILNIEGARLVEQKLSELDENGYKINFAKSAREDGGVVMRGNDLLQGTPDIMVTDTLTGNMLMKMFSAYTTGGGYEASGYGYGPGVGKDYDKLICIISRASGAPVIANAIKYAAMASQGKIKQKINKEMEKARKAGLNEILEEVESEQSSDASVEEVEAPPAKTTNEEIPGLDILTIDDAKNSLWKEGIYAETGMGCTGPVILVAEEDTEKARKVLINNDYISDTGSGGSC